A window of Paraburkholderia bryophila contains these coding sequences:
- a CDS encoding NAD-glutamate dehydrogenase: protein MQAKNEEAVTHLLNDVVEFARGRLPEPTFHIVEPFLRHYYDFVDADDLQSRSIADLYGAALAHWQTAQRFVPGTERLRVYNPILEQHGWHSDHTVIEIVNDDMPFLVDSVSMAVNGLRLALHSVVHPVFRIWRGPDGAITRVGQGAEEATDSRSQLTSFIHFEVDRCGDAAKLDALRDEIAKVLRDVRAAVEDWPKIVELARGTIKGMKAGEAGPEGLEARAFLEWMVADHFTFLGQRDYELVQHDIGYGLRPVAGSGLGILRDELRPIGAPDVTPLPPAAADIIAGSSPIFLTKANSRATVHRPGYLDYVGIKLTGADGKVTGERRFIGLYTSTAYFVSAAEIPIVRRKCANIVRRAGFLPKGHLAKSLVTVLETYPRDELFQADENQLYDIALGVLRLQEHQRTRLFIRRDRFDRFVSCLVFVPRDKYNTDLRQRIATLLAEAFNGENVEFTPLLSESTLARIHFVVHAKPGGMPNVDTRELEARLVHVARRWQDDLADALLDAFGEEQGNRLLQHYADSFPAGYRDDYPARTAVRDIELIERVQGSERLAMNLYRPIEAGPRAFRFKVYRAGLPIALSRSLPMLEHLGVRVDEERPYLIEALDATPAWIHDFGLELADDAEFDIERVKDLFEEAFEQVWTGAIESDDFNRLVLRAQLNAREVTILRAYAKYLRQVGSTFSDAYIERAVTGNPAIARMLVELFIARFDPVLGETREARVDGWLRTIDSALDQVPNLDEDRILRQFLGVIKATQRTNYYRFNADGKPKPYLSFKFDPSQVPGLPEPKPMFEIWVYSPRVEGVHLRGGRVARGGLRWSDRREDFRTEVLGLMKAQMVKNVVIVPVGSKGGFVVKNPPPQSERDAWMREGVACYQTFLRGLLDVTDNLAGTTVVPPPDVVRHDPDDPYLVVAADKGTATFSDFANAISQEYGFWLDDAFASGGSVGYDHKKMAITARGAWESVKRHFREMSVDTQTMDFTVVGVGDMSGDVFGNGMLLSPHIRLVAAFDHRHIFLDPNPDPASSLAERGRLFVLDRSSWADYDPALISAGGGVFPRTAKTIPLSPAVQSVLGISVPALAPTELMRAILQAPVDLLYNGGIGTYVKASRETHLQVGDRANDAIRVNGADLHCKVVAEGGNLGLTQFGRIEFAQRGGRINTDAIDNSAGVDCSDHEVNIKILLGLVVADGEMTEKQRNALLAEMTDEVGLLVLQDNYYQTQALSIAGRYGVELLDAEARLMRYLERAGRLNRVIEFLPTDEEVAERLAAKQGLTTPERAVLLAYSKMWLYDALLDSTMPEDPLVSDMLVEYFPKPLRQRFSEPMQRHPLRREILATHLTNALVNRVGCEFVHRLMEETDAQPGDIVRACIMARDVFDLDDVWRSIDALDNRVADDVQARMFVEVARLVERSALWFLRQLQSGAVSNGDVAGLLARCRDAAQRLAPQWPALLPDADLEALSERQRVLVDAGVDGELAVRIASGEISAALLDIAEVASTCGRSLELVAGVYFALGTLLNYSWISERAAALPAPTHWDMLARATALAELARLKRALTTSALTGADDASTPDALVQAWRYKRVAQLERYGRLLADLRATGGASLSMLLVIVREMAALERA, encoded by the coding sequence ATGCAAGCCAAGAACGAAGAAGCCGTTACACACCTGCTGAACGATGTCGTCGAATTTGCGCGGGGGCGTTTGCCGGAGCCGACCTTCCACATCGTCGAGCCCTTTCTGCGGCATTACTACGATTTCGTCGACGCCGACGATCTGCAAAGCCGCTCGATCGCCGATCTCTACGGCGCTGCGCTCGCGCACTGGCAAACCGCGCAGCGCTTCGTGCCCGGCACCGAACGACTCCGCGTCTATAACCCAATCCTCGAACAGCACGGCTGGCATTCCGATCACACCGTGATCGAAATCGTCAACGACGACATGCCGTTTCTGGTCGATTCGGTGTCGATGGCGGTCAACGGTCTGCGGCTTGCGCTGCATTCGGTCGTGCATCCGGTGTTCCGGATCTGGCGCGGCCCCGACGGGGCGATCACACGCGTCGGCCAGGGCGCCGAAGAGGCCACCGACTCGCGCTCGCAGCTCACCTCGTTCATTCACTTCGAAGTCGACCGATGCGGCGACGCCGCAAAACTCGACGCGCTGCGCGACGAAATCGCGAAGGTATTGCGCGACGTGCGCGCCGCGGTGGAAGACTGGCCGAAGATCGTCGAACTCGCGCGCGGCACGATCAAAGGCATGAAGGCGGGGGAGGCCGGGCCGGAAGGACTCGAGGCGCGCGCGTTCCTCGAATGGATGGTAGCCGATCATTTCACGTTTCTCGGCCAGCGCGATTATGAGTTGGTGCAGCACGATATCGGCTACGGTTTGCGGCCGGTGGCGGGCTCGGGGCTTGGCATTCTGCGTGACGAACTGCGGCCCATCGGGGCGCCCGATGTCACGCCGTTGCCGCCGGCCGCCGCCGACATCATCGCCGGTTCGTCGCCGATCTTTCTGACCAAGGCGAATTCACGCGCCACGGTGCATCGTCCGGGTTATCTGGACTACGTCGGTATCAAGCTGACCGGTGCGGACGGCAAGGTGACCGGCGAGCGTCGTTTCATCGGCCTCTATACGTCGACCGCTTATTTCGTCTCGGCCGCCGAGATTCCGATCGTGCGGCGTAAATGCGCGAATATCGTGCGGCGAGCCGGATTCCTGCCTAAAGGTCATCTGGCGAAATCGCTGGTGACGGTGCTCGAGACCTATCCGCGCGACGAACTGTTCCAGGCCGACGAAAACCAGCTCTACGACATCGCGCTCGGCGTGCTGCGTTTGCAGGAACATCAACGCACGCGTCTGTTTATACGGCGCGATCGTTTCGACCGTTTCGTGTCGTGTCTGGTGTTCGTGCCACGCGACAAGTACAACACCGATTTGCGGCAACGTATCGCGACGTTACTGGCTGAAGCGTTCAACGGCGAGAACGTCGAATTCACGCCGCTGCTGTCGGAGTCGACGCTGGCGCGCATTCATTTTGTCGTGCATGCAAAACCGGGCGGCATGCCCAACGTCGACACGCGAGAACTGGAGGCGCGGCTCGTGCATGTGGCGCGCCGCTGGCAGGACGATCTGGCCGACGCATTGCTCGACGCCTTCGGCGAAGAGCAGGGCAACCGTCTGCTGCAACATTACGCGGATTCGTTTCCGGCCGGCTATCGCGACGATTATCCCGCGCGCACTGCGGTGCGCGATATCGAGCTGATCGAACGCGTGCAGGGCAGCGAGCGGCTCGCGATGAACCTGTATCGCCCGATCGAAGCGGGTCCACGTGCGTTCCGCTTCAAGGTCTACCGCGCCGGTTTGCCGATCGCGCTGTCGCGCAGTTTGCCGATGCTCGAACATCTGGGCGTGCGGGTCGACGAAGAACGGCCGTATCTGATCGAAGCACTGGACGCTACACCCGCGTGGATTCATGACTTCGGCCTCGAACTCGCGGACGACGCGGAGTTCGATATCGAACGCGTCAAGGATCTGTTCGAGGAAGCGTTCGAGCAGGTGTGGACCGGCGCGATCGAAAGCGACGATTTCAATCGACTCGTGTTGCGCGCGCAACTGAATGCGCGCGAGGTGACGATACTGCGTGCGTATGCGAAGTATCTGCGCCAGGTCGGCTCGACCTTCAGCGACGCATATATCGAACGTGCAGTGACTGGCAACCCGGCGATTGCGCGGATGCTGGTCGAGCTGTTCATCGCGCGTTTCGATCCGGTGCTGGGCGAGACACGCGAGGCGCGCGTGGACGGCTGGCTGCGCACGATCGACAGTGCGCTCGATCAGGTGCCGAATCTCGACGAGGACCGCATACTCCGGCAGTTTCTCGGTGTGATCAAGGCCACGCAGCGCACCAACTACTACCGCTTCAACGCGGACGGCAAGCCGAAACCGTATCTGTCGTTCAAGTTCGATCCATCGCAAGTGCCCGGCTTGCCCGAGCCGAAACCGATGTTCGAAATCTGGGTGTACTCCCCACGCGTGGAAGGCGTGCATTTGCGCGGTGGCCGCGTGGCGCGCGGCGGTCTGCGCTGGTCGGATCGACGCGAGGACTTCCGCACGGAAGTGCTCGGCCTGATGAAAGCGCAGATGGTGAAGAACGTGGTGATCGTGCCGGTCGGTTCGAAGGGCGGTTTCGTCGTGAAGAATCCGCCGCCGCAAAGCGAGCGCGATGCGTGGATGCGCGAAGGCGTGGCGTGCTATCAGACCTTCCTGCGCGGCCTGCTCGATGTCACCGACAACCTCGCGGGCACGACCGTGGTGCCGCCGCCCGACGTGGTGCGGCACGATCCCGACGATCCCTATCTGGTGGTCGCTGCCGACAAAGGCACGGCGACGTTCTCCGACTTTGCGAACGCGATCTCGCAGGAATACGGCTTCTGGCTCGACGACGCGTTCGCGTCGGGCGGCTCGGTCGGCTACGACCACAAGAAGATGGCGATCACCGCGCGCGGCGCGTGGGAGTCGGTCAAGCGGCACTTCCGCGAAATGAGCGTCGATACGCAGACCATGGACTTCACGGTGGTCGGCGTGGGCGACATGTCGGGCGACGTGTTCGGCAACGGCATGCTGCTGTCGCCGCATATCAGGCTGGTGGCCGCATTCGATCACCGCCACATCTTCCTCGATCCGAATCCCGATCCGGCAAGCAGTCTCGCCGAACGAGGGCGTCTGTTCGTTCTGGATCGTTCGAGCTGGGCCGATTACGATCCTGCGCTGATCTCGGCGGGCGGCGGCGTGTTTCCGCGTACCGCCAAGACGATTCCTTTATCGCCGGCGGTGCAGTCGGTGCTCGGCATCAGCGTGCCGGCGCTTGCGCCGACCGAGTTGATGCGGGCGATTTTGCAGGCGCCGGTCGATCTGCTTTACAACGGCGGCATCGGCACGTATGTGAAAGCGAGCCGCGAAACGCACCTGCAAGTCGGCGACCGCGCCAACGACGCGATCCGTGTGAACGGCGCCGATCTGCATTGCAAGGTCGTCGCCGAAGGGGGCAATCTCGGTCTCACGCAGTTCGGGCGTATCGAGTTCGCGCAGCGCGGCGGCCGCATCAATACGGATGCGATCGACAATTCCGCGGGCGTTGACTGCTCGGACCATGAGGTCAACATCAAGATCCTGCTGGGACTGGTGGTGGCGGATGGCGAGATGACCGAGAAGCAGCGCAACGCGTTGCTTGCCGAAATGACCGACGAAGTCGGCCTGCTCGTGTTGCAGGACAACTACTACCAGACCCAGGCGCTGTCGATTGCGGGCCGCTACGGCGTCGAGTTGCTCGATGCGGAGGCGCGTCTGATGCGTTATCTCGAACGCGCGGGGCGCCTGAATCGCGTGATCGAGTTTCTGCCGACCGACGAAGAAGTCGCCGAACGGCTGGCGGCGAAACAAGGCCTCACCACGCCCGAACGCGCGGTGCTGCTCGCTTACAGCAAGATGTGGCTATACGACGCGCTGCTCGACTCGACCATGCCGGAAGACCCGCTCGTCAGCGACATGCTGGTCGAGTACTTTCCGAAACCGTTGCGTCAGCGTTTTAGCGAACCGATGCAGCGTCACCCGTTGCGCCGCGAAATCCTCGCGACGCATTTGACCAATGCATTGGTCAACCGGGTAGGTTGCGAGTTCGTGCATCGGTTAATGGAGGAAACCGACGCGCAGCCCGGCGATATCGTGCGCGCCTGCATCATGGCGCGCGACGTGTTCGATCTCGACGACGTCTGGCGCAGTATCGACGCGCTCGACAACCGCGTCGCCGACGACGTGCAGGCGCGCATGTTCGTCGAAGTCGCGCGGCTTGTCGAACGTTCGGCGCTGTGGTTTTTGCGGCAGTTGCAATCGGGCGCGGTCAGCAACGGCGATGTGGCCGGCTTGCTCGCGCGTTGCCGCGACGCGGCGCAGCGCCTCGCGCCGCAATGGCCCGCGTTGTTGCCGGACGCAGATCTCGAGGCATTGTCCGAGCGCCAGCGCGTACTGGTGGATGCCGGCGTGGACGGTGAACTCGCGGTGCGGATTGCGAGCGGCGAGATCTCGGCCGCGTTGCTCGATATCGCCGAAGTGGCGTCGACCTGCGGACGCAGCCTCGAACTCGTGGCGGGGGTGTACTTCGCGCTCGGCACGCTGCTGAACTACAGCTGGATCAGCGAGCGTGCGGCGGCGTTGCCCGCGCCCACGCACTGGGACATGCTCGCACGCGCCACGGCGCTGGCCGAGCTTGCCCGCCTGAAACGCGCGCTGACCACGAGTGCGCTAACCGGCGCCGACGACGCGTCGACGCCGGATGCGCTGGTTCAGGCCTGGCGCTACAAACGTGTTGCGCAGCTCGAACGCTACGGTCGTTTGCTGGCCGATTTGCGGGCCACGGGCGGCGCGAGTCTGTCGATGCTGCTGGTGATCGTGCGCGAGATGGCGGCGCTGGAAAGGGCGTAA
- a CDS encoding alpha/beta fold hydrolase: MSTWILLRGLTRETRHWGRLPDALRDAAGIDHPLLIDLPGNGEFAHLRAPASVADMVSFVRRAAAQSGVPGPYCVLAMSLGGMVATDWAQRYPGEIERLVLINTSMRPFSRMQERLRPSAWPGLLRVAAHWSDARRAEQGIHRLTCNNVETLGADLDAWSAIRRSRPVSRGNALRQLWAAARFTAHAAQPHCPLLILSSRNDRLVDPACSTKLAAAWHASHREHGWASHDLPHDDPAWTAEQVRAWLAQDYADSQPVF; encoded by the coding sequence ATGAGCACGTGGATTCTGCTGCGCGGCCTCACGCGCGAAACACGTCATTGGGGACGCTTGCCCGACGCGCTGCGGGACGCCGCCGGCATCGACCATCCGTTGCTGATCGATCTGCCGGGCAACGGCGAGTTCGCGCATTTGCGCGCGCCGGCAAGCGTCGCGGACATGGTGAGTTTCGTGCGGCGCGCTGCCGCGCAAAGCGGTGTGCCGGGTCCGTATTGCGTGCTGGCCATGTCGCTAGGCGGCATGGTGGCGACGGACTGGGCGCAGCGCTATCCCGGCGAGATCGAACGCCTGGTGCTGATCAACACGAGCATGCGGCCGTTCAGCCGCATGCAGGAGCGGCTGCGGCCTTCTGCGTGGCCTGGGCTGTTGCGCGTTGCAGCGCATTGGAGCGATGCGCGCCGCGCCGAACAGGGTATTCATCGCCTGACGTGCAATAACGTTGAAACATTGGGCGCCGATCTTGACGCGTGGAGCGCGATTCGCCGCAGCAGACCGGTGAGTCGCGGCAATGCGCTGCGGCAATTGTGGGCGGCGGCGCGTTTTACCGCGCATGCTGCACAGCCGCACTGTCCGCTGCTGATTCTATCGTCGCGCAACGATAGACTGGTCGACCCGGCGTGCTCGACGAAACTCGCGGCCGCGTGGCATGCATCGCATCGCGAGCATGGTTGGGCGAGCCACGATCTGCCGCACGACGATCCGGCGTGGACCGCCGAACAGGTGCGTGCATGGCTCGCGCAAGACTACGCGGATTCGCAGCCGGTGTTCTGA
- a CDS encoding M14 family zinc carboxypeptidase codes for MPQPLSFLPDSFAEYEDLNTILDQGSASFEIRTVCDTTVRGRQFAVRTASIGSTDPLAPAIGFFGGIHGLERIGSQLVLDYMRALLARLEWDELLVRQLQSIRLIFMPIVNPGGMWAATRANPNGVDLMRNAPQNADERVPLLAGGQRVGAWLPWYRGREGEPMEAEAAALLKVVEAELAARPLSIALDCHSGYGWKDSIWFPYARTRKLMPHLPEMYVLKTMFERAHPHHGYAFEPQSHQYLLHGDLWDFAYDRAPAANVFLPMTLELGSWLWIKKNPRQLFSRQGMFNPVKAHRTARVLRRHANLFDFLARAAFSSQRWLPQGNRREQLLQCAIDHWYTPDLV; via the coding sequence ATGCCGCAACCCCTGAGCTTTCTGCCCGACAGTTTTGCGGAGTACGAAGATCTCAACACGATCCTCGACCAGGGCAGCGCGAGTTTCGAAATCCGCACGGTCTGCGACACAACGGTACGCGGCCGGCAATTCGCCGTGCGCACGGCGAGCATCGGCTCGACCGATCCACTCGCACCGGCTATCGGCTTTTTCGGCGGTATCCACGGGCTCGAGCGGATCGGCTCGCAACTCGTGCTCGACTACATGCGTGCGCTTCTAGCGCGGCTCGAATGGGACGAGTTACTGGTACGTCAATTGCAATCCATTCGTCTGATCTTTATGCCGATCGTCAATCCCGGCGGTATGTGGGCAGCCACACGCGCCAATCCGAACGGCGTCGACCTGATGCGCAATGCGCCGCAGAACGCCGACGAACGCGTGCCGTTGCTGGCCGGCGGTCAGCGCGTGGGCGCGTGGCTGCCGTGGTATCGCGGCCGCGAAGGCGAACCGATGGAAGCGGAGGCCGCCGCGCTGCTAAAAGTGGTCGAAGCCGAACTGGCCGCCCGGCCCCTGAGCATCGCGCTCGATTGCCACTCGGGCTACGGCTGGAAAGACAGCATCTGGTTTCCCTACGCGCGAACCCGCAAGCTGATGCCGCATCTGCCGGAAATGTACGTGCTGAAGACGATGTTCGAACGCGCGCATCCGCATCACGGCTACGCATTCGAACCGCAGAGCCATCAATATCTGTTGCACGGCGATCTGTGGGACTTTGCGTACGACCGCGCGCCCGCCGCCAACGTCTTCCTGCCGATGACCCTCGAACTCGGCTCGTGGCTGTGGATCAAGAAGAACCCGCGGCAATTGTTCTCGCGCCAGGGCATGTTCAATCCGGTCAAGGCGCATCGCACCGCACGCGTGTTGCGGCGTCATGCGAACCTGTTCGACTTCCTGGCGCGCGCGGCTTTTTCGTCGCAGCGCTGGCTGCCGCAAGGCAATCGCCGCGAGCAACTGCTGCAATGCGCGATCGACCATTGGTACACCCCGGACCTCGTATGA
- a CDS encoding PAAR domain-containing protein codes for MTHQSIPTIYYAAVEGDPLDSASGSYVLATTNVCTIEGEDGRHRRIAFIGDSAWCDACQSIGVIAGGAPVPESRRMLDIVNGGRRQAVGGDAVVCRCERPPQIVATYGRRWRILDVGCRESAGSRVASSATPTSYDEQVRCAGRGATNGYPYFIETEDGRTFSGRLENGTRLPRIQTGVASDYSVVWGDEALARHEGV; via the coding sequence ATGACGCATCAATCAATACCGACCATTTACTACGCAGCGGTAGAAGGTGACCCGCTCGACAGCGCCAGCGGAAGTTATGTTCTGGCCACCACCAACGTCTGCACGATCGAGGGTGAGGACGGTCGGCACCGCCGAATAGCATTTATCGGTGACAGCGCATGGTGTGACGCGTGCCAGAGCATCGGCGTTATCGCGGGCGGCGCGCCGGTGCCTGAGAGCCGCCGCATGCTGGACATCGTAAACGGTGGCAGACGGCAGGCCGTGGGCGGCGATGCGGTCGTTTGCCGATGTGAGCGTCCTCCGCAAATCGTGGCCACGTATGGGCGACGTTGGCGCATTCTGGACGTCGGGTGTCGCGAATCGGCCGGGAGTCGTGTGGCGTCTTCCGCCACGCCAACCTCCTATGACGAACAGGTTCGATGCGCCGGGCGTGGCGCGACCAACGGCTATCCGTACTTCATCGAAACGGAAGACGGAAGGACCTTCTCGGGCCGACTGGAAAATGGCACACGCCTGCCCCGCATTCAAACCGGCGTAGCGAGCGATTACAGCGTCGTGTGGGGAGACGAAGCGTTGGCAAGGCACGAAGGAGTTTGA
- a CDS encoding type VI secretion system amidase effector protein Tae4 produces the protein MPNKMTVVKTNTTQDSIKEVPLKAITFDELWNNYPSGNPYADPAYTNQCAIRLSVTFHRVGIAMKSFSAKRVKPMSGAPTIGRVILEGNATATRAEELGEWLQLQPFAGLPRAENITGRDWESKVKGRRGIIQFSRYWTRGGESQADASGGHIDLWNGSRLTISGAANAVATISRMLGRQAFRPGSTLGWSDLGRSKTILFWEIK, from the coding sequence ATGCCGAATAAAATGACCGTGGTTAAAACCAACACGACGCAGGATTCAATCAAGGAAGTGCCGCTGAAGGCGATAACTTTCGATGAACTATGGAACAACTATCCCTCAGGTAATCCTTATGCCGATCCGGCCTATACGAACCAGTGTGCAATCCGGCTGAGCGTTACATTCCATCGCGTCGGCATTGCGATGAAGTCGTTCTCGGCGAAACGGGTTAAACCGATGTCAGGCGCGCCGACGATAGGCCGCGTCATCCTCGAGGGCAACGCGACCGCCACGCGCGCCGAGGAATTGGGGGAATGGCTGCAGCTGCAACCCTTTGCGGGGCTGCCACGGGCAGAAAATATCACTGGGCGAGACTGGGAATCGAAGGTTAAAGGGCGCAGGGGGATTATTCAGTTTTCGCGGTATTGGACACGCGGCGGCGAAAGCCAGGCCGATGCGAGCGGCGGACACATTGACCTGTGGAATGGTTCGAGGCTGACTATCAGCGGTGCCGCTAACGCCGTGGCAACGATTAGTCGGATGCTCGGTCGTCAGGCGTTCCGCCCCGGCAGCACGCTTGGTTGGTCTGATCTTGGACGCTCGAAGACTATTTTGTTCTGGGAAATAAAATGA
- the phnC gene encoding phosphonate ABC transporter ATP-binding protein, whose translation MKSIQEAIRIERLSKTFNNGRKALDEIDLRVEAGEMVALIGASGSGKSTLLRHIAGFTPSDAQPSQISILGRPIQQNGRIVREVRSIRRDIGFVFQQFNLVNRLSVETNVLVGALARLSWWRRLIGLFPRAERALSMAALNEVGIGEHARERAANLSGGQQQRAALARALVQRARIVLADEPIASLDPESSRRVMDMLRTLNVEHQLTVLVSLHQVDIAMQYCPRTVALRRGKVVYDGPSAALSPALLKKLYGDDARELLDETHDKSHIESHDGADANHAPHDTAPTAAALDSSPPSTRYAFALNPAHSN comes from the coding sequence ATGAAGTCAATCCAGGAAGCAATCCGTATCGAACGGCTCAGCAAGACGTTCAACAACGGCCGCAAGGCACTGGACGAAATCGACCTGCGCGTCGAAGCAGGCGAAATGGTGGCCTTGATCGGTGCGTCAGGCTCAGGAAAATCGACACTACTGCGCCATATCGCCGGCTTCACGCCCTCCGACGCGCAACCGTCGCAGATCTCGATTCTCGGCCGCCCGATCCAGCAGAACGGCCGCATCGTACGAGAAGTGCGCAGTATTCGCCGCGATATCGGCTTCGTGTTCCAGCAGTTCAATCTGGTGAACCGGCTCTCCGTCGAAACCAACGTGCTGGTCGGCGCGCTCGCGCGCCTCTCCTGGTGGCGTCGGCTGATCGGCCTTTTTCCGCGCGCGGAACGGGCCTTGTCGATGGCGGCACTGAATGAGGTCGGCATCGGCGAACACGCGCGCGAACGCGCCGCCAATCTCTCCGGCGGCCAGCAGCAACGCGCGGCACTGGCACGCGCGCTCGTGCAGCGCGCACGCATCGTGCTGGCGGATGAGCCGATCGCCTCGCTCGATCCGGAATCATCGCGCCGTGTGATGGACATGCTGCGCACGCTGAACGTCGAGCATCAACTCACCGTGCTGGTGTCGCTGCATCAGGTCGACATCGCGATGCAGTACTGTCCGCGCACGGTTGCGCTGCGCCGTGGCAAGGTGGTTTACGACGGCCCATCGGCCGCACTCAGTCCGGCACTGCTCAAGAAACTCTACGGCGACGACGCCCGCGAACTGCTCGACGAAACACACGACAAATCACACATTGAATCGCACGACGGCGCGGACGCAAATCACGCGCCGCACGACACCGCACCCACCGCAGCAGCACTAGACAGTTCCCCGCCGTCCACGCGTTACGCGTTCGCCCTGAATCCGGCGCACTCGAACTGA
- the phnD gene encoding phosphonate ABC transporter substrate-binding protein — translation MKFLRSLITLTVGVAAFACAATAYAEDINLGIISTDSSSVLKQRWEPLIADMNKQTGLNIKAFFATDYAGIIEGMRFNKVQVGYFGNASAIEAVDRSQGEVFAKVQYANGAAGYNSVLITNVNSRFKTLDDVFKNTKDVTLGYGDPNSTSGTLIPGYYLFAKHNAPVNTSFKTVLPSSHEANLLAVVNNKIDIATNNTEMLDTLKRQHPDKFAQVRVLWTSPLIPSDPLVWRKDLPQATKDKLRNFFLNYAKTDPHEKAVMAGIFGYGGFAASSDAQLLPIRQVALFQQKQKIEADSHLSDDDRKTQMAALDAKLSALNTEQAKP, via the coding sequence ATGAAATTCCTGCGTTCACTGATCACGCTGACCGTCGGCGTGGCCGCCTTCGCCTGCGCCGCCACCGCCTACGCCGAAGACATCAACCTCGGCATCATCTCGACCGATTCGTCCTCGGTGCTGAAACAGCGCTGGGAACCGCTGATCGCCGATATGAACAAGCAAACCGGCCTGAACATCAAAGCGTTTTTCGCGACCGACTACGCCGGCATTATCGAAGGCATGCGCTTTAACAAGGTACAGGTCGGCTATTTCGGCAATGCGTCGGCGATCGAAGCGGTGGATCGCTCGCAAGGCGAAGTGTTCGCGAAGGTCCAGTACGCGAACGGCGCCGCCGGCTACAACTCCGTGCTGATCACGAACGTGAACAGCCGCTTCAAGACGCTCGACGACGTCTTCAAGAACACGAAAGACGTCACGCTCGGCTATGGCGATCCGAACTCCACGTCGGGCACGCTGATTCCCGGCTATTACCTGTTCGCGAAGCACAACGCGCCGGTCAATACGTCGTTCAAGACCGTGCTTCCGTCGAGCCATGAAGCGAACCTGCTGGCCGTGGTGAACAACAAGATCGACATCGCGACGAACAACACCGAAATGCTCGACACGCTAAAGCGACAGCATCCGGACAAGTTCGCCCAGGTGCGGGTGCTGTGGACCTCGCCGCTGATTCCGTCGGACCCGCTGGTGTGGCGCAAGGATCTGCCGCAAGCCACCAAAGACAAACTGCGCAACTTTTTCCTGAACTACGCGAAGACCGATCCGCATGAAAAAGCCGTGATGGCGGGGATTTTCGGCTACGGCGGTTTCGCGGCATCGTCGGATGCGCAACTGTTGCCGATTCGCCAGGTCGCACTGTTCCAGCAGAAGCAGAAGATCGAGGCCGACTCGCATCTGTCCGACGACGATCGCAAAACCCAAATGGCCGCGCTCGACGCCAAGCTGAGCGCGCTCAACACCGAGCAAGCCAAGCCATGA
- the phnE gene encoding phosphonate ABC transporter, permease protein PhnE: MNTADPIASPARASETLAAQAAAQPAPAARKRSWFSLLGWIALFAVLGSAWHSADMRPLDLVSDSGNMGQFAKDFFPPNFTEWRTYLHEMIVTLSVAVWGTALSLVCAIPCGLMSAHNIAPMWIVQPVRRLMDACRAINEMVFAMLFIVAVGLGPFAGVLALWVHTTGVLAKLFAEAVEAIDPRPAEGIRATGASPLDEIIYAVLPQVLPLWISYALYRFESNVRSAMVVGMVGAGGIGVVLYEAIRSFDYAQTSAVMIMVIVVVSAIDLASAWLRERVI; this comes from the coding sequence ATGAATACGGCCGATCCGATCGCGTCGCCGGCACGCGCGAGCGAAACGCTCGCCGCGCAGGCGGCCGCTCAACCCGCCCCGGCGGCACGCAAGCGTAGCTGGTTCTCGCTGCTCGGTTGGATCGCCCTGTTCGCGGTGCTGGGCAGCGCATGGCATAGCGCCGACATGCGTCCGCTGGATCTGGTGAGCGACTCCGGCAACATGGGCCAGTTCGCGAAAGACTTTTTTCCGCCGAACTTCACCGAATGGCGCACGTATCTGCATGAAATGATCGTGACGCTTTCCGTGGCGGTGTGGGGCACCGCGCTCTCGCTCGTCTGCGCGATACCGTGCGGCCTGATGTCCGCGCACAACATCGCGCCGATGTGGATCGTGCAACCGGTGCGCCGTCTGATGGACGCATGCCGCGCGATCAATGAAATGGTCTTCGCGATGCTGTTCATCGTCGCGGTCGGACTCGGACCGTTCGCCGGCGTGCTGGCGCTGTGGGTTCACACCACCGGCGTGCTCGCCAAGCTGTTCGCCGAAGCGGTCGAGGCGATCGATCCGCGTCCGGCAGAAGGCATCCGCGCAACCGGCGCCAGCCCGCTCGACGAAATCATTTACGCCGTGCTGCCGCAAGTGCTGCCGCTGTGGATCTCGTACGCGTTGTATCGCTTCGAATCGAACGTGCGCTCGGCAATGGTGGTCGGCATGGTCGGCGCGGGCGGCATCGGCGTGGTGCTGTACGAAGCGATCCGCTCGTTCGACTATGCGCAAACCTCCGCGGTCATGATCATGGTGATCGTGGTGGTGTCGGCAATCGATCTGGCCTCGGCCTGGCTGCGTGAGCGCGTGATCTGA